Genomic window (Vigna radiata var. radiata cultivar VC1973A chromosome 1, Vradiata_ver6, whole genome shotgun sequence):
acttttaatatcaAGGCACATGCCTATTGACTCGATAGATCATATCATAagtttccaataaaaaaaaaaaaaaaaactcaactaAGACAAATAACTTGATAAAtatccaaaacaaacaaaattaagcATATCAAACTTCATCATACAACTTAATCATGCAAATCCCCAATTTCAAGATATCTATAACTTAAAACTAATGCAATTAGTTTCCTTTACCTGGAagacaaacaaacaagaatCCTTGTAACACCCTCAAACACACATAAAGCTCTATATGTTCCTATGAACAACATAAACACAACCGGGCACACCATTAAAACCATTAATTAGTagaaactaacaaagaaaactcaaacactACATATGAGCTAAAAATGATCAATGCATAGAAAGAACAAACCGGTCAAAAAAATggacaaaaaaatgaaaaaaaattgatcgaATATAAATGAAGAATTCGCCACAAAAATCACCCTAGTGATCTCCAATCTTCAAACATAACAACAAACGTttagaaattttagaaaatcaaagaaaaatttagaaaaaaaatgtttagaaagacagtatgattttaaaatttatttataataattttatttatattttaaacttttattattaaaataattaaatatcactattttaaacattataaatattaagatcCGGATATGctaaacttttataatataatatagttacaAGAAAATcgaacaatattttaaaattaactactATTCGTGTTAACTTAACTAATTATAGtctttattaatgaaaaaaaaaatcagtcaaaaaaaaaaacttcgtTAATATcacttaaaattcttttaacaaaccTTAACTGAAATATAACAACATTAACAAAGAACGACTAAAAAAGATAATGAATATTAATATCTtcaaattatcaataataataatttgatagttAAACAATAAGTCTTTACATTTTATAACAActgaaatatttgttttcaaaacaaatttaataaatctaaaatgacttattattaaaagaattaaaaataatattaatttatatttatatttgaaagtaTTATCAgctataaaaatttataattgggATTTCAGTTGTCAGAAAGAAGAAcgaatggatttttttttctcttaaaaatctGTATTAGATAAAAAGATTGTCGAAACCCTTAATGTAATgttaaaaatcagaaaaaaaaaaaatgctatttGAGAATGTACATGGCTACATCATAACAGGCATAAAGcagtaaaaagaactaaaactgATCAATAGAAACAGTAAACCACTGCGTTTGCTGCTATTCAGAGCTGTCTGTCCATAAGTTCATAAAAAAGGATCTTTCATGCGCCCAGAGCCACGTCTTACTGAGCTAGAAATTTGAAGAACGAAAATCATTGCCAATAATAGCACTAAGAATATTTGCATTCTCTTTCTAACAGTTCAAGTAGCTTATCATCTACAGAGTGAAGAGAGCGTGAGAAGGCTTAAGTCAAAACTAAGATCATAATTTTCTCTCATAAATTTAGCATTGCCTGCTCAATAATGTAGCATTCTAATTACGCAATGGTGAAGATAGATATCAATTAAAACATGTCCTACATAAGCCTCCTTATAAACTAAATAACAACATGGAAGTTTAGTAcccaaaaaagtaaaaacatgcaAGTTAGAAGCCAAATTCGTACACAACAATACAAACAGGAGGCTTGACTAGGCTAAATtcacttctttcttttctttggggGCTGCAATGcttcctcatcttcttcttcctcgtcCTCTTCGTTTTCATCATCCTCAGCACCCTCATCCTCCTCTTCTTCACCTCCCTCGTCTTCATCATCCTCGTCATCATCGTCATCCTCGTCGTCTTCATCTTGctcatcaccatcttcatcttcatcctcttctccATTCTCTTCCACCCCACCTGCGCCACCTTCGGGTGTTTTCTTAGAGTTGCTCCTGTTGTTGGAATTGTTGCCATATCCACCTCCATCTTCGGATGACAACTCGTCTTCACCCTCTCCCTCTTCACCCTCCCCGGATACACCATCTCCTTCGTCATCGTCGTTGCCTTCATCGTCGTTACCGTCTTCCCCCTCTGCATCATGTTGCTTGTCTTCACTCTGGGATGTGTTGATCAGTAAGAGCCGGTAGAGATCCTGCATCCATTTTTCAAGACAAATGAACCAAGGAGATGATACTAACCGATGTAAACAAATTGAGTTACAGAAAGGAAAAAACAGATGTTTAATTtgaatatgtaattaaaaagaCAGAGAGGTGTGtcttttgaattcaaaattatttttctcgAAACATGTATTACTGTAAATGGAAATTTACGATTCTTAAGCTAAGTGATGGATGAGTTTAATAGCAACTCTTTTACCAAGTCTGAGTTAGAATTTGCAAATGATGAAATGAACATTTGTAAGAACTTTAACCCTTTTAGATTCCACATTGCTTTAATCGAAATACGTAGATATTGATTTGAAAGGGTTTGAGActgatattattatataattttagattggAAATTTGTATTGTGTTTGtggaaaagaagagaataatTGGTTAATAAAActagtgagaaaaaaaattaattttcaattaactgccgaagaaacaacaaaacttactattttttaaaacaacgcGTTAGTCATATTAGACATAcagatatttcaaaagttatttgCGATTGAACGATGTTTATAAAGCAGTACCACAAATCTCTTGCTATATGTTACATGTAATATATATTGTGCTGGAGTTTAACTCTTCATTTTTTACCATCGTTGTTAGTTTCTTTGGATTTTATCAAACGAAATAAAAGAACAGTGTTCAAGGCAACAAACGATGTTTATTAAACGAtggtaaaaaaatgaaaacttaaactaacaataatatatatagcaCATGTTTTCCCTAAAAGAACGAAAAGCTCGTGGGACTgactatataatttatttaaaagatcaATTATTGTTAGGCACTATCCGTACAGATATCTATCAGTAATTAGACACGTCATTCATCACATCTTAACtttctttaattcaaaatataaaataaataaatatttcttgttATAATTAAAGGAAAggaataatataacattttaaaatggaATACGTAAATAGTTGTATAAAATAGGATTTATATATtgttggaaaattaaaattaaataggaGAATAGTAAATATCGGTGGTAATGATTGTTTAGATAATATTGAAGTGGGCAACTACATAGATAACAAAAGTGACTGACACTGTTTACAGTTAAGAATAGAGACATGAGACAGTGGATACTACAATTATGTCCCATCGTATAAGATTCCACCTTTTTTCCCACCCAAGATGCCAGGAAGCAAAACCACAAAAACGACACGCGTTCGTGAAGCGTGCTTTACGCTCAAACGGCATATCCAAGCGAATAACCCCATTCGAATCCGCTTCCCCTCCCTTTCCTTCACTTTTGACTTTCACACGCTCACACGCgacaaaaagatatttttataattcatattCCCAACCGGGCCCCACAGAGTAAAACCTCGGAACTAAACTAATCCCTCAACCGCAATTTATATCTTCTACCCAGTTCCGCAAAAGGAAACAAAcaaatcctaatttttttttatttatttccgtcttattttattttccttcctcTACCTcgtccaaaataaaataaaataagtgcgTACGTTAGCAAACGCCAAACCTAAAAGGTTAAAAATCACCGGCGCACGGAAGGATAAGGTTACATCGCATCGGTTACccaaaaaaaaatcccaaaGCTCGGTGATTCATCAGTCCTACATGCGCATAATAGCGTGTAGAATAGGCACATACTGACAAAGACCAAAAAATTTTCCCATAATTGTTTAGACCATAAAAACATGAACTCGAGAGATAACACAAATTGCTTTCACAAAAGATATAGATAACGTTAGATCTTGTCCAAGTTAAGACTAGTAAAAGCTTCATACCATAGTTTAGTTCTTTTAACGCTTTAGCtttttagacttttttttttaacaaaaaaaaaatgagtttagaGTGTGAAAAACAGAGAGAACTGACTCACCGGAGCCAAAAGGGTGGTTTTGACGACTGCAGAAGCCAGCAAAGTGGCGAGAACTTCCGCAGCGCACGTCAACGCGCCGTAACTGAACGTAACCGTCACCGAATTCTGTTTAGTCTCCATTTCgtacaacaaacaaacaagcTCCTCCTCCAACTACAAGACCTTATcctgtaaataataaaattacaataaataataattaaaataataataataataataataataatgatatcaCCATATTTAGATCTTCTGCAAAATATTGACAGTGGCTCTTGTTTCCCAAAGTACCAAAAACTATGACACtgataagtattttatttttgtaaaaagataattaaattgaaGTTCTCCTTGGAAGGAGGAGATGCAGAGGAAGCATAATTGACGTATAATTACGAAAGCGCGAGAGAAAGCAGAATTTAGGTTTGAAAACGCAGGCGTGGTAAGAGGAGGAGTTTGAAGATGAGATGGCgaaagaagggaaaagaaaggtGAAAGCAGTGTAAAGATAGAAGAGAAAACGTGGAATTGGCGAGAattgaagaaggagaaggttgaaAGCGCTTACCAGGAAGGAAGATCTGGAGAGGAATGAGGTGGATCTGAAGGTTTGGAGCTCTAAAACCGGGGAAAACAAGCAGCATAAGCCCCGAACATTGTGGACCGTTGGATCCTGATCGTAGAGACACAGAGCaccaaaatatagaaatatcagaggtgagtgagaaagagagagaaggaaacACACAGAGGTACTGGAGACCGAATGCTCGTAATTTCTCACTCGAGAATCGGGCAGTTCGGGCAGCCTAACCACACGGGAAACAGTCCCTCACGGGCTGCCCTACTGGGCAGGTAAGGACAACTGTGagtttacttaattttaaaacgcttcctttttttttttcccttacttacaatgatttttcattaaattaccCGGTCTTCACCGGAAAGTCAAGTTTTAAATCTAAAGCATTAATGCCGTTTCTTGttcgaaaaataaaaataaaagatgattcCGCACACGTGCCACACGCCTCACACGCGTAACGTTCTATCTCTGTTCCTGTGATTATCTTCTCCAACCATGGTTACTTACTCGCTTCACTCTGGTTTAACCATGATTTACTAACCATGGCAATGAGGGTAGGAGGGGTTgttgaaatatcaaatatatattaaattcataatttagGACGGACTCGCCCTCTGGGCACCAAGCATCTTTTAGTATTAAATAACAAAGATAACAGAATATTTAACGCTGTGCGTGGACGGAATATCTtcccttttttataaaattaaaatatcttcaagTTTTAATGACGATGAAACTAACGTTCTTTCACATCATAAATTAGAGAACTCaacttatattctttttatcagTTTCGTATCTTACTTATGAATGGCTAATTAAGAATAGTATTTTGTAGGTGAAACATTACTCATCAAATTAATTCATCCATGCCACGtaggatatttatttattatcaaattaatgatgaaaataTGTGAAAATTCAGCttgtgatgaaaaaaataaggaaagtgagagaagggaaaaaatgctaaaggaaaagaacaacataaaataaaattaaaattaagattttaatttatatgcaaTCTCTTAATTAGAAATTCACGACCTTTTAATgtgattaatattttctttccatCCTTTTCTATAGGAAATAACTGTAagagataatattaaaatttataaaagtcgAGTACATTTTTGGTATTATCAATGTTTTTGTTGGGTTTgatctttgtaaaaaaaattaggtttttattcctaatttttttaaaaaaaattggtttactCATCCAAATGTGCGTgttaaactaacaaaaaaatatattttttattatcattttgtgtacatttattttttcttttccgtTTTGATAATTAGCACGAAAGGGGTAAGAGATAGTTAAAAGTATAACTATATAAAGaccataaaatttcataaatgatAATCGGTTGTCTTACATTTTAAGAGACAATGATGAGTGACACATGTAATAATAACGATTTAAAGTGGGACATCTATGATGTGTTAAGAAAGTAGAAGTTACAAAGAGGAAAAATAGatttacattattttcaatGTCTCTTTGTTTGGTGAGTGTTATAAACTTATTAGAAGAGGAAGTATTATCATTAGAATTACTATTTATCATTGGGTTGagaatttttcttattaatattgatagaaattattgtttatttaaattattatttttcttattattactattattagtGAGAGTTTCTCTATCAATACtaattattatcaatattaagaatatttttttaaatagatgtaaattaaatcaaattcttCAATTGATGCTTGttgtgaatttattttattttattaatatttgtagtaattatttttttcattgacactataatgttattttttcatttttttaaatagtctTACTTTCAActctttttcctttaatttttttcactatttGAAACAAATGCAGCCTCAATACAAAAGAATGGAGAGAATGCACAAAAGTAAGAGTGAAATGGTAGATAGATACAAATgattatgaagaaaataaataaataaatgtagaGGATGGTTCCATTAGTTTTAGTGCGTACTAACATAGGTGTTGAGTCCTAAAATGCATGCGACCCTTGTTCCAATATTAGACACTTGGATGATATATAGTGTATTTAATGTATATTCTcttctaattattatattttaaaacatttaattaaggttaaagtttcaaataaattttggtAGTTTGTAAagtcttaaaaaatttataacttttttttattaattaagtgatatgattattaatttgataatgtgattgttataaaagtgtaaaattataagattataaaattatattttagagaaaattaaaaaatgtgataaaacaatataataataatattacaagccacttcaatttattaaaagaaaaacctaTTCCTaataattcaattgaaaatatttaaatttttgaggaCTCAATggatcataaaaatttattagggATTCAAATGAAagttcttaaatttataatagatttaaaacttaattaagtctATTTTAAATGTGTTTAGTCATCTAGAAAGATAAATGTGAGATAATCTATCCACGTTTAATCCGTAAATGTAAATCGAGTTAATCTGTCCTATATAAAAATTACTAACTAGTTTTGTTGACTCGATCAACATAATAATTGACTTGTATGTAGGTCATTTCACATAAACAAAATCTTAGAAAATTGTTGTaacaatatcttattttaatgtttCACATATTTACTGCACCTTAGGagtatattttttgaaaaaaaaaatggaatatatTAAGTAAGCATAAAATTAAGattcacattaaataaatatgtcaAAGTTAAATCTTTCAtgaacaaaaaaacataaaaaagaaattataagcTACTAACAagttataacaattaattaatgttaaatgtACGCAAGAGAATTTGCTAAAAAATTCAAGCATAAAgtgaatgaataataaaatatatttttttgacaaaaattaaaatatagtaaaaattttTACGAATTATGCGATCAACCTAAGTGGGTAACGTTCTAAAATATTTAGTCCATTCCATACTTTTTCTTACAAGTTTATTCagaaaaaatgagttttctCAGTGTTAGATGAATCAGTACTTAATGTGTGCATGTGTATACACACACACGTTTCTTCTGCTTTTACTCATTTCTTCATTCTAAAAGCTTCAGATGTGTAAGTCTGAAGATGTAGTAGAAAACGAGATATGATGATAgctttttattcatattttattttgctcaaacttgatttcatcattttcttttgagTTGAAGATCATCAGACGATATAAGAATTGAGATAGATTAGAATTGAAATGTTATTATCTCCTTTGAGCATactcactttctttctttctcatctctCACTTCTATTCATTTCTTCTTCAGCTTTTCATATCTTAATCATATTTCTTAGGTTGAGGAGCATTAGACTATATCTGTGCTCTTTTTTCTCTGTCTTTTTCACTTGTTCTCTTTTCTACATTTTGCAACAACAACTTTCTCTTGAGttgatcttctttatatattagTTCATGATATGACCTTTGGATACTAAGTTGATTATCAAGATAGACTTAATAGACTTTTCCAGAAGCTTGGTCAGGCTCACGTCTACATTTTACAGCAACATAGCTCTTTCTTGTAGCCCGAGGCGAAACTTGAGCTTGTACAATGTGACAGAGCAAATGGCTTCAAGAAAACATTCCTAGAATgttgttcttcttctctcacaACATCTTTTTCTTGGATGTCATGATTTTGATCATATCTTTTTGCTTTATTGATCTACACAGATATCAAGAAACATAGTATACAAGCATCGAGGTACTTTTTCATACAtgtattaaatgttttgaacattGATAAACTTTAAGCAAGGTAGTGTGTTCAatacattttatcatttgtcatttcaataataaatgtatTGTTTGGTAAGGCAAATAACATGTATATTCATTACATGATATAAACATAAGATGATTTCAAAGGCTTTTTAGTATTCATTCATTAAACAATGTTTCATTTAGCAAGTTTTGCTTGATATAACactgttttaaataaaatttcttttgacGTTAGTGTTATACAAAAGACAGACTTTTGTTTTCATAAGACGCTAGCTTGTTTTGCTTACATAGTCTTTTGAAGAATTTCAATTAGAGATTATTTCTTCCAAACTCTTGTCTTATGAGAGTGTGtgtaaaatcacttttatgtttaagcaagGCTAGTTTTTGGATGATAGATCATACAAGTGTTTTTTAGTTCAGACACCATAGATACAAACACTCCATCAGGAGTTTCATATCATTTTGGCGTAGGTTTTTGAGGTAACATTTTGCTTAATGGGATGTCTATCTTTTATCCCAACACACTATGTCCTACATATAGTTTCAATAGCATTTAGAGTGTGTATTTGCATCAAACACTATTTTCATTATCATAATTACTCTCATATTTATTTTACCCTAGTGATTAAGACAGGTGATTCTATTGGTTAAACATTTGTCTTTTCGGCATACCCAATTGTTTGGACATCAATATTTCGTTGAGTAtggtttgaaaattttcaaacatgGGTTACTAGACATTTGGACTTTGTCTAAACAAGCTCATTCTACCCCACACAAGTTGAATGTTTATTAGAGTATTAG
Coding sequences:
- the LOC106773425 gene encoding pheromone-processing carboxypeptidase KEX1, with the protein product METKQNSVTVTFSYGALTCAAEVLATLLASAVVKTTLLAPDLYRLLLINTSQSEDKQHDAEGEDGNDDEGNDDDEGDGVSGEGEEGEGEDELSSEDGGGYGNNSNNRSNSKKTPEGGAGGVEENGEEDEDEDGDEQDEDDEDDDDDEDDEDEGGEEEEDEGAEDDENEEDEEEEDEEALQPPKKRKK